The Mauremys reevesii isolate NIE-2019 linkage group 1, ASM1616193v1, whole genome shotgun sequence genome has a segment encoding these proteins:
- the LOC120395841 gene encoding olfactory receptor 51G2-like, with protein sequence MSAVNNTKFNSAVFLLTGIPGLQEVHLWISIPFCLVYVISIVGNSVILFIIKTDPSLHEPRYIFLSMLAITDLSLSITTMPTILGIYLFNSMEISLNACFAQLFFIHFLAKIESSVLLLMALDRFIAICNPLRYTSILTLPRIAKMGFVSLVRGVALALPFPILLKRHRYCQANVLSHSYCLHQDIMNLACSDITINTIYGMFTTVFTLGFDLLLIFLSYVIILKTVLSIASHAERLRALNTCVSHLCAVLLFYTPNIGLAVIHRFWNSSSHLLKILLGYVYLQLPPLMNPIVYSVKSKHLRARIIRAFVK encoded by the coding sequence atgtcagctgtcaataacaccaaattcaactctgcagtgttccttctcaccggGATACCTGGGCTGCAAGAGGTCCATCTCTGGATCTCTATCCCCTTCTGCTTAGTGTATGTTATTTCAATAGTAGGAAactcagtcattctgttcattataaaaacagatccaagccttCATGAGCCCAGGTACATTTTTCTTTCCATGTTGGCCATTACAGACCTTAGCTTATCGATAACCACCATGCCGACGATACTGGGCATATACTTGTTTAACTCTATGGAGATCAGCCTTAATGCCTGTTttgcccagctgttcttcatccacttTCTTGCAAAAATTGAATCCTCTGTGCTTTTATTGATGGCCCTTGACCGCTTCATTGCGATCTGTAACCCACTGAGATATActtccatcttaaccctgccgaGAATAGCCAAGATGGGGTTTGTGTCTCTAGTAAGAGGGGTGGCCCTAGCATTACCATTCCCCATTCTGCTAAAGCGGCACCGATACTGTCaagccaatgtcctctcccattcctactgcctgcaccaggacATCATGAACTTGGCTTGTTCAGATATTACAATCAACACCATCTATGGCATGTTTACTACAGTCTTCACGTTGGGGTTCGACTTgctgctcatcttcctctcttaCGTGATTAtcctcaaaacagtgctgagcatcGCATCCCATGCAGAGCGCCTcagggccctgaacacctgcgtCTCTCACCTCTGCGCCGTCCTGCTCTTCTACACACCCAACATTGGCCTGGCTGTGATCCACAGATTCTGGAATAGCTCTTCTCACTTACTTAAGATTCTCCTGGGATATGTCTACCTGCAGCTTCCCCCCCTGATGAATCCAATCGTGTACAGCGTGAAAAGCAAACATCTTCGTGCGAGGATAATCAGGGCATTCGTCAAGTGA
- the LOC120395144 gene encoding olfactory receptor 51G2-like — MSAVNDTKFNSAVFLLTRIPGQEDVHLWISILFCLVYVISIVGNSVILFIIKTDPSLHEPMYIFLSMLAITDLGLSISTMPTILGIYLFNTREISLDACFAQLFFIHSLSKIESSVLLLMAFDRFIAICNPLRYASILTLPRIAKMGLVVVLRSLALIFPLPFLLKRFQYCRANVLSHSYCLYSEVMKAACSDFIVNSIYGLCVKILTVGLDSFLIFLSYVMILKTVLSITSHRECLRALNTCVSHLCAVLLFYISDIGLAVTHRFGNSSSHLFQILLGYVYLLVPPMINPIVYSVKSKHLRARIIRAFVK, encoded by the coding sequence atgtcagctgtcaatgacaccaaattcaactctgcagtgttccttctcaccaggatacctgggcaggaagacgTCCATCTCTGGATCTCTATCCTCTTCTGCTTAGTGTATGTTATTTCGATAGTAGgcaattcagtcattctgttcattataaaaacagatccaagccttcatgagcccatgtacattttcctttccatgttggccatcacagaccttggcttatcGATATCCACCATGCCGACAATACTGGGCATATACTTGTTTAACACTAGGGAGATCAGCCTGGATGCCTGTTttgcccagctgttcttcatccactcaCTTTCAAAAATTGAATCCTCTGTGCTgttgttgatggcctttgaccgcttcattgcgatctgtaacccactgagatatgcttccatcttaaccctgccgaGAATAGCTAAGATGGGGCTGGTGGTTGTGCTAAGATCATTGGCCCTAATAttcccactcccctttctcctaAAACGGTTCCAATACTGTcgagccaatgtcctctcccattcctactgtcTGTACTCAGAGGTTATGAAGGCGGCTTGTTCGGACTTCATAGTCAACAGCATTTATGGCTTGTGTGTTAAAATCTTAACGGTGGGGTTGGACTCATTCctcatcttcctctcttatgtgatgatcctcaaaacagtgctgagcatcacATCCCACAGGGAGTGCCTcagggccctgaacacctgcgtCTCCCACCTCTGCGCCGTCCTGCTCTTCTACATATCAGACATCGGCCTGGCTGTGACACACAGATTCGGGAACAGCTCTTCTCACTTGTTTCAGATTCTCCTCGGCTATGTCTACTTGCTGGTCCCTCCTATGATAAATCCAATCGTGTACAGCGTGAAAAGCAAACATCTTCGTGCAAGGATAATCAGGGCATTCGTCAAGTGA